The proteins below come from a single Chryseobacterium sp. MA9 genomic window:
- the hemE gene encoding uroporphyrinogen decarboxylase, translating into MIKNDLYLKALRGETVERPPVWMMRQAGRYLPEFIALRDQYDFFTRCQTPELAAEITLQPIRRFPLDAAILFSDILVVPQAMGIDFKMKESVGPWLDTPIRTMEQVQNIETPDVNDTLGYVFDAIELTLQKLNNDIPLIGFAGSPWTILCYCVEGKGSKAFDIAKSFCFQQPEAAHLLLQKITDTTIAYLKRKVEKGVSAVQIFDSWGGMLSPTDYQEFSWQYINQIVEALSPLTHVVVFGKGCWFALEDMTMSKASALGVDWTIKPEFARTLTNHTMTLQGNFDPARLHSTPETIKKMVNEMINRFGKDRYIANLGHGILPNVPVENAEAFIRAVVDWKPNL; encoded by the coding sequence ATGATAAAAAACGACCTATATTTAAAAGCACTTCGCGGAGAAACCGTTGAAAGACCTCCTGTCTGGATGATGAGGCAGGCTGGAAGATATCTGCCGGAATTCATTGCCTTGAGAGATCAGTATGATTTCTTTACAAGATGTCAGACCCCTGAACTTGCGGCTGAGATTACTCTACAGCCTATCCGCAGATTTCCTCTGGATGCAGCGATTCTGTTTTCTGATATCCTGGTAGTTCCACAGGCAATGGGGATTGACTTCAAAATGAAAGAATCTGTTGGACCATGGTTAGATACTCCTATCAGAACAATGGAACAGGTTCAAAATATTGAAACTCCGGATGTGAATGATACTTTAGGCTACGTTTTTGATGCTATTGAACTTACTCTTCAGAAACTGAACAATGACATTCCATTGATCGGTTTTGCAGGTTCTCCATGGACTATCCTTTGTTATTGTGTAGAAGGAAAAGGAAGCAAGGCATTTGATATCGCAAAATCTTTCTGTTTCCAACAGCCTGAAGCTGCTCATTTATTACTGCAAAAAATTACAGATACTACGATTGCTTATTTAAAGAGAAAAGTAGAAAAAGGAGTTTCTGCAGTACAGATTTTTGATTCATGGGGAGGAATGCTTTCTCCTACAGATTATCAGGAATTCTCATGGCAATACATCAACCAGATTGTTGAAGCCCTAAGCCCGCTTACCCATGTAGTGGTATTTGGAAAAGGATGTTGGTTTGCATTGGAAGATATGACCATGTCTAAAGCTTCTGCTCTTGGTGTAGACTGGACTATTAAGCCCGAATTTGCAAGAACACTGACAAACCATACAATGACTCTACAGGGGAATTTTGACCCTGCAAGACTTCACTCAACTCCTGAAACGATCAAGAAAATGGTGAATGAAATGATCAACCGTTTCGGAAAAGACAGATATATTGCCAACTTAGGCCACGGAATTCTACCGAATGTTCCTGTTGAAAATGCTGAGGCATTCATCAGAGCAGTTGTTGACTGGAAACCGAATTTATAA
- a CDS encoding uroporphyrinogen-III synthase, whose product MKILFTKNIDQTIISKELGEDILADCVEVIKTKPIIINPFDLKNYSLIFTSVNGVISFFKNRFKPNEDFTAKNYNKIYCVGEKTKRELRKHGFGTFKVLKNADTLSRFIIGKCQHEQFLHFCGNLAINVLDKELPLQNIKYKKVTIYNTEETHPLINEKYHAAVFFSPSGVRSFAKRNSFDNMKLFSIGETTSGELRNYTQEEIFTSEENTLTSIFELIRREIRSRI is encoded by the coding sequence ATGAAAATCTTATTTACCAAAAATATAGACCAGACGATTATATCCAAAGAATTAGGAGAGGATATTCTGGCTGACTGTGTAGAGGTAATTAAGACCAAACCCATTATCATCAATCCTTTTGATCTGAAAAATTACTCATTGATTTTTACAAGTGTTAATGGAGTCATTTCATTTTTTAAAAACAGATTTAAGCCTAATGAGGATTTTACAGCCAAGAATTACAATAAAATCTATTGTGTTGGTGAAAAAACGAAGAGAGAATTAAGGAAACACGGCTTCGGAACATTTAAGGTTTTGAAAAATGCTGATACTCTTTCCCGGTTCATTATCGGAAAATGCCAGCATGAGCAATTTCTTCATTTCTGCGGCAACCTTGCCATAAACGTTCTGGATAAGGAACTTCCCTTACAAAACATTAAGTACAAAAAAGTTACGATATATAACACTGAGGAAACTCATCCTTTAATAAATGAAAAATATCATGCTGCGGTATTTTTTAGTCCGAGCGGAGTTCGTAGTTTTGCAAAACGAAATTCATTTGACAATATGAAGCTTTTTTCAATTGGTGAAACCACTTCCGGTGAGTTAAGAAATTACACACAGGAAGAAATTTTTACTTCTGAAGAAAATACACTGACTTCGATTTTTGAACTGATAAGAAGAGAAATCAGAAGTAGAATTTAG
- the hemC gene encoding hydroxymethylbilane synthase, whose protein sequence is MKSIRIGTRNSALALWQAREVARHLQNNNYLTEIVPIVSSGDKNLNQPLYSLGITGVFTRDLDIALLNDEIDIAVHSLKDVPTQLPQNIEMIAYLERDYPQDILIRKESARNKEFHELKLATSSLRRRAFWLRNYPTTDFSDIRGNIQTRLQKLEDGDFDATILSLAGIKRMKMEIDYEMLPLMISAPSQGVISVAGHTDKPEINEIVRQINHNPTQICVEIERNFLSTLEGGCTAPIGAFAEIIGDQIRFKAALCSLDGKNCIAVDENFVYTPTENFGEKFAKVVLENGGKELMAEIKSQI, encoded by the coding sequence ATGAAAAGCATTAGAATCGGAACGAGAAATTCCGCACTTGCACTTTGGCAGGCTAGAGAGGTTGCAAGGCACCTTCAAAACAACAATTATTTAACGGAGATTGTTCCTATCGTTTCTTCTGGCGATAAGAATCTCAATCAACCTTTATATTCTTTAGGAATCACCGGGGTTTTCACAAGAGACCTTGATATTGCCTTATTGAATGACGAAATTGATATTGCCGTACATTCTTTAAAAGACGTTCCTACTCAATTGCCTCAAAATATTGAGATGATCGCTTATCTTGAAAGAGATTACCCACAGGACATCCTGATCAGAAAAGAATCTGCAAGGAATAAAGAATTCCACGAGCTTAAACTGGCTACCAGCAGCTTGAGAAGAAGAGCTTTCTGGCTGAGAAATTATCCGACTACTGATTTTTCGGATATCCGAGGAAATATTCAAACCAGACTTCAAAAACTGGAAGACGGAGATTTTGATGCTACCATTCTGTCTTTGGCAGGTATCAAAAGAATGAAAATGGAAATCGATTACGAAATGCTTCCATTAATGATTTCAGCTCCATCGCAAGGGGTAATTTCCGTAGCAGGACATACTGACAAACCTGAAATCAACGAGATCGTACGCCAGATCAACCACAATCCGACCCAAATCTGCGTAGAGATTGAAAGAAACTTCTTAAGCACTTTGGAAGGAGGCTGTACTGCCCCTATCGGAGCTTTTGCAGAAATCATCGGGGATCAGATCCGCTTCAAGGCAGCACTTTGCTCTTTGGATGGGAAAAACTGCATTGCTGTGGATGAAAACTTTGTGTATACTCCAACAGAAAATTTTGGAGAAAAGTTTGCAAAAGTTGTTCTTGAAAACGGAGGAAAAGAATTAATGGCAGAAATCAAAAGCCAGATCTGA